The window GAGCCAGTCTGAGGTGTACGACACCACGAGGAACTTGGCGGTAACCTTTGAAAAAGCCTGGACCAGAGACCCTTTACCATGCTCCCGGGCAAGGTCAAAATAGTCGGCGGCCTTGGTGATGTACAAAAACGAATTGGCATCAAACCGTTCGATAAATTTCTGGCCCTGGTGCTGGAGATAGGATTCCACCTGGAACTCTGCACCGAATTCAAAACTTAAGTCACTGCGGTTCTGCAGCCGCCTTCCGAATTTAAGACGCATGGATTCATCGGACAGATAGGTAATATGGCCGATCATCCGGGCAATGGCAAGGCCCATATCCGGTTTTTTACCCGAATAATAGTGGCCGTCCTTCCAGTTGGGGTCGGCCATGATAGACTGCCTGGCCACTTCATTAAAGGCAATGGCCAGGGCTGAATGGCGGCAGGTGGAGGCAAGGACCACAGCAAAATTAGTTGCCTGAGGATACCTGACACACCATTCAAGCACCTGCATTCCCCCCACTGACCCTCCGACCACGACAGCCAGTTTTTTTATTCCCAGATGGTCCAAAAGTACTTTTTGTGCTTTGACCATATCTGCAATGGTAATCAGTGGGAAATCCGTGCCGTATTCTTTGCCGGTTTCAAGATTTGTGGAAGCAGGACCGGTGGTTCCCATACAGGAGCCAATGACGTTGCAGCAGATCACAAACCAGTTATCCGTATCAATTCCCTTGCCCGGGCCGACCATGATATCCCACCAGCCGGGTTTAGGATCTTTGGGGTTGTAATACCCGGCCACATGGGAGTCCCCGGTCAAGGCGTGGCAGACCAGAACAGCATTGGACCGGTCTTTATTCAAGGTGCCGCAGGTTTCATAGGCAAGGGTAATTGGGCCAATATCGGCCCCGCTTTCAAGCTTGAACCGGTCAGGCGGCTCTGCAAAGGTAAAATATTTTTTTTCAACCAGTCCGACAGTGGCACCGGTCTGATCGTGGGCAGTATATTCGCTCATGGTTGTTATACCCCTGCAAGTGCCTGGTCCAGGTCGGCACAGATATCGTCGATGTGCTCAATCCCTACGGAAAGGCGCAGCAGGCAGGGATCCGCCATCTGTTCCCGCTGTTCCTTTGGAAAGGTAATGTACTGGGTGGACCAGGGATGGATAATTAAGGTTTTGCAATCTCCAAGGTTTGCCAGGTTGAGGACCATGGAGAGTCGGTCAATGCATTTAAAACAGGCAGCTTCATTTTCCAGGCCAAAGGTCAGCATAGTCCCGAACCCCCGGCTGCCGAATTGCTCACAGGCGGTTTTGTGGCTTATGTGATCCTCAAATCCCGGGAAGTTAACCCATTTTACCTTTGGATGTTGTTTTAAAAAACAAGCCGTTTTCATGGCATTTTCCATGTGCCGTTCCATCCTGACTCCTAGGGTGTTCAGGCCCACAGCCGTCAGAAAAGAGTGAAACGGGGCCGGGGTGGTTCCGAAATTGACTTGAGCCTCTCTCCATGCCTTGGTGATAAAGCTCAGATTTCCAGCCTGCGCCACCACAGAGGAAAAATCATTAAAACGTGGTTGTGACCAGTCAAAATTGCCCGCATCTACAATCAAACCACCCAGGGAAGCGCCATGGCCTGACAGATATTTGGTGGTGGAATGAAGTACAATGTCGGCACCCAATTCAATGGGCCGGCAAAGCCAGGGAGAGGCGAGTGTATTGTCCACCAGCAACGGAAGCCCCTTTGAATGTGCGATCGCTGCAATTTTTCGGATATCGGCAACTTCCATGCCCGGGTTGGTAATGGTTTCGATGTAAACAAACCGGGTTTGATCTGTAATGGATTTTTCAATTTTTTCCGGATCAAGGGGGTCTGCAAGGACGGCCTTGATCCCATACCTGTGGTAAATATTGGTAAACAGGTTAAAGGTGGACATAAAAAGAGATTTTGATGCCACAAGCTCATCGCCGGCCCTAAGCAGTGTCATGCAGGCATTGTTGATGGCAGCCATGCCAGATGACGTCAAAATGGCTTTCCGGCCTGACTCCAGAGCACACAGTTTATTTTCCAGAAATTGGTTGGTCGGATTGGTCAGCCGCATATAAACATGATTGCCGGTTTCTCCTGCAAAGGTGTTGCTCAAATCCTGGGCAGTCTCGTGATAATGGGCCGCATTCTGGTAAATGGGAGGAAGGGTGGCACCGTCAAACCCGGAATCTTTTAAGCCATGGTGGATGGCCCGGGTGTCAAAGTGAAGGGATAAAGGTCTCGTATTTTTTGTAGCCATGTGATCTCCTAAGGATGCAGCTTGTTGGGGGGTGAGCATCAACTTGCAGATTGTGACGATAGGTTTATCGGTTATTAGAGTTAATGACTGGAAAATACCAGATTATTTAAATTATCCCAAATTATTTTTTGATCGGGTGACAAGATGGCTCATGTGCTGCTTTAGAGTGAGAAATGGATATTGTATATCCATATGGTTTTACCTGAATTCCCGGCATAAATTTCCGTTCGTTTTGGGAAGAGCCATTGCCCGGGCGTTGTCGGTATCACCGGAACTTTTGATCTGCGATGAGGTGCTTTGCGGTTTGGATCTGCCCCTTCAGGTTGATATCATGGCCCATTTGACATCCATTCAGGAAAGTTCAAATATGGCGCTTCTTTTTATTTCCCATGATATAGGCAGCATCTCTCGGGTATGCTCCAGAATTGTTCATTTGGGGGGCAAAAACAATGTTGCTGCAAGCTGATTAATATCTTATACAAAAAAGGAAGTTGTTCCAAATCACATAATTTTATGATGTTAGACACATATGGAGGCGTAATGGAAACAAAAAAATTAGGAGAATTTCTTTCAGGAAACAATCGTGAGTCAATCCCGGACGTCGCTTTTAAGGTAATGACAGCGATTATGAAACTGACGGATATATTGTTCCGGCATTCACAAAAAAATTTTCAGACATTGGGCTTAAAACCGGGCCAGACGGTTATTGATTATGGCTGTGGTCCGGCCAGGTACATTGAATTGGCATCCAGGGCTGTGGGTGAAAAAGGCAAAGTTATCGCGGTGGATATCCACCCCCTTGCCATTGCCAAAGTCAAAGAAAAAATTAAGAAATTCACGCTGGCGAACGTCCAGGCGGTTCTGGCGGAAAAAAATAGAACTCCCATAAGTTCTGAAATCGCTGATGTGGTTTATGCCCTGGATATGTTTCATATGGTGGCTGACCCTGGTGAATTTTTAAAAGAGTTGAGCCGATTGGTTAAGAAGGACGGTACAATAATTATTGAAGACGGGCATCAGCCCAGAACAAAGACTGTCCATAAAATTGAACAATCCGGGTGGGTAAAAATTATCCGGGAAACCAAATCACATGTAAAGTGTCAGCGGTCATGACTCAGCTTTCTTGAAGTTTTCACTCTCCTTTTTCATCCAGTATGGCTCTTAACTGTGCGGATAGAGCCTGCTTTGAAAATGGTTTGTTGATGAAGTTAAGCCCTTGATCCAGTATCCCTCTATGGGCAATCACATTGCTGGTGTATCCTGACATGTACAGGCATTTTATGTCCGGGATGAATTTTAAAATTGTCTGGACAAGCTCTCGTCCGTTCATCGACGGCATTACAACATCGGTTATCAGAAGGTGGATTTTTTCATTGTAATGGCTGCAAATCCGGATCGCTTCTTCCGGTCTGTTGGCCGGTAACACTGTATAGCCCATCCGTTCCAGCATTGTTTGTGTCATATGAAGGATGGCCGTCTCATCTTCAACCAGCAGTATTGTCTCGGAACCTTTTGGAAGATTCTCCATGCTGATTTCAGGGCCTTCAGCCTGGCAATTCTCTTGTCTCGGTATATATATTCTGAAGGTGGTACCTTGTCCGGCTTCACTGTATACGTTAATAAACCCATTGTTTTGTTTAACAATTCCATAGACAGTGGCAAGCCCCAGTCCTGTTCCATGGCCTTTCTTTTTGGTGGTAAAAAATGGGTCGAACAGCTTCTCCATGGTCTCTTTATCTATACCGCTGCCATTGTCACTGACGCATATGAGGACAAATTCGCCGGGTAAGAACCCCCGGTGTGCTTTGCAGTAATCATTATCCAGACAGATATTGTCGGTTTCAATGGTGACTTTACCCACGCCTTTTATGGCATCCCTGGCATTGACGCACAGGTTGGCCAATATCTGATCGATTTGGGACGGGTCCATGCTCACTGACCATAACAGCTCATTGGGGCTCCATAACAGGTCGATATCTTCCCCGATCAATCTTTTCAACATCTTGAGCATGCCTTCAATTGTGCTGTTTGGGTTAAGTATTTTGGGGGCAATGGTTTGTTTACGGGCAAAGGCAAGCAGCTGGCGGGTCAGATCTGCAGAACGTTCAGCAGCTTTTTTCACCTCGTGGATTCTTAGGAGCAAGGGGCTGTCTGGTGCGATATCTTCCTGCAGTATTTCAATATTGCCAAGAATAATGCTCAGCATGTTGTTAAAATCATGGGCCACACCCCCGGCCAGATTTCCAATGGCTTCCATTTTCTGTGCCTGAAACAGCTGTTCCTGAAGCGCTTCGTTTTTCTGCTCCGCTTTTTTCTGTTCTGTGATATCCCGGAATTCAACGATTCTGATATTTTTTCCCTTATATGGAATAATCCTGGCCTCCACCCGAATGGGATATTCTTCACCGTTTTTGCGCAGGCCGATGGCTTCATAGGCTTTTTCATAGCCGGAAAGTATATTGTCCATGACCATTGCCCTTGACGTTTCGGCAATCAGTAAAAGTCCGTCCATACCGATTAATTGGTCAATGGAATATCCGGTCATTTCCGACAGCCCTTGGTTACACTCTAAAATGACCCCTTTGTCATGAATGGCAATGCCGCCGAAGGAGGCATTGTGAAGAGCTTTAAACCGGGCTTCACTTTCCTTTAACGCCTGCTCCATCTGTTTACGTTCAGTGATGTCCCGGGAGATAATGAACAATTTATCATTTTTATCCACCAGGTACTGTGCAATAACTTCCACATCATACAGAGTACCGTTTTTACGAAGGTGTTTTGACTCGAATCGGGAATAACCCAGATCCTTGATCTGTTCTATCCTTGCGGCAACTTCATCCTGATTCATACTGTGATCCAGGTCCACAATATTCATGGAAAGCAATTCCGTTTCACTATATCCACTCATGCGGCAGCAGGCATCGTTGACATCCAGGAGGTTGCCGTTAAGATCTGTCAGCCAGAAGCTGTCAATCACAGTGTGGATAATGCTTTTATACCTTTCAGTGGCCTTTTGTATATCTTTTTCTCTTTGTCTGAGTTCCTGCTCAACCCGCTCTTTGATCCAGGCCCCATAACCCCAGGCAAGCATAAAAATTACCGCGGCAATGGTCGCGACGGACATCGTAAACTTTATCGCTCTGATTTGTTTTCCCGCACCGGTATGCTCCAAAATTTCCGGCAGCGGAACAGACAGCCCGATACTCCAGATATATGTTCCGACTTTAACGGGGGTCCACGCCGCTATTTCTCTGCCTTTGTCGGGCAGCCAGATATACCAGCCGACACCTTCCCGGCAATTCATAACTGCCGCTGCCATCTCTTCAAAGTGGCTGGCCCCCATTTTTTTCTGAATGTCAAATATCTGATCCATACTTTTCCCTTTATATTCATCAGGGAAATCTTCACTCATGTCAAAGACGACATGATCCGGAGCATAAATCCATGCGTCACCGTTCTTCAATAATTTTATGGGACTGACAAACAGCCTGAAGATTTTTTGTTCAATGCGGGTGATGTCATTGAGTTGGTGAACATTCACCTGATCCTCAATATACAAGGTGATACTGCGGGCCGCCACCCGAACAATCTCCAGTTCAGCAGCCTGGTATGCAGATATTGTTGCCCGGGTTAAAGCGGCTGTTTGTTCGTTCACGCCAAGCCAGCCCAAAATGAGCAATGAGATAATAAAGACAGGTATTATCAGGTTAAATGCCAACCTGTTTTTCAAGATTGAAAAGTGAACGGTATAGGCTAATTTTGGATCCAATGTCAAATGCCCCTTTCCAGCGAATAACCTCGGGATGGACTGCTGTATAAAAGTACAATACCTTTTCTTTGTATCGTGTCAAGCAAGTTGTCACTTTATTAAATCTCTTTGTTCTTGACAAACAAATTTGTGAAATTAGCGGTGCTCGAATTGGATGGCAGAC is drawn from uncultured Desulfobacter sp. and contains these coding sequences:
- a CDS encoding homoserine O-acetyltransferase, translating into MSEYTAHDQTGATVGLVEKKYFTFAEPPDRFKLESGADIGPITLAYETCGTLNKDRSNAVLVCHALTGDSHVAGYYNPKDPKPGWWDIMVGPGKGIDTDNWFVICCNVIGSCMGTTGPASTNLETGKEYGTDFPLITIADMVKAQKVLLDHLGIKKLAVVVGGSVGGMQVLEWCVRYPQATNFAVVLASTCRHSALAIAFNEVARQSIMADPNWKDGHYYSGKKPDMGLAIARMIGHITYLSDESMRLKFGRRLQNRSDLSFEFGAEFQVESYLQHQGQKFIERFDANSFLYITKAADYFDLAREHGKGSLVQAFSKVTAKFLVVSYTSDWLYPTYQSKEMVTAMKKNNLDISFCQIDAQWGHDAFLLPNPKLNSLMKGFLGRALSENK
- a CDS encoding aminotransferase class V-fold PLP-dependent enzyme, with translation MATKNTRPLSLHFDTRAIHHGLKDSGFDGATLPPIYQNAAHYHETAQDLSNTFAGETGNHVYMRLTNPTNQFLENKLCALESGRKAILTSSGMAAINNACMTLLRAGDELVASKSLFMSTFNLFTNIYHRYGIKAVLADPLDPEKIEKSITDQTRFVYIETITNPGMEVADIRKIAAIAHSKGLPLLVDNTLASPWLCRPIELGADIVLHSTTKYLSGHGASLGGLIVDAGNFDWSQPRFNDFSSVVAQAGNLSFITKAWREAQVNFGTTPAPFHSFLTAVGLNTLGVRMERHMENAMKTACFLKQHPKVKWVNFPGFEDHISHKTACEQFGSRGFGTMLTFGLENEAACFKCIDRLSMVLNLANLGDCKTLIIHPWSTQYITFPKEQREQMADPCLLRLSVGIEHIDDICADLDQALAGV
- a CDS encoding class I SAM-dependent methyltransferase, giving the protein METKKLGEFLSGNNRESIPDVAFKVMTAIMKLTDILFRHSQKNFQTLGLKPGQTVIDYGCGPARYIELASRAVGEKGKVIAVDIHPLAIAKVKEKIKKFTLANVQAVLAEKNRTPISSEIADVVYALDMFHMVADPGEFLKELSRLVKKDGTIIIEDGHQPRTKTVHKIEQSGWVKIIRETKSHVKCQRS
- a CDS encoding PAS domain S-box protein, translating into MNEQTAALTRATISAYQAAELEIVRVAARSITLYIEDQVNVHQLNDITRIEQKIFRLFVSPIKLLKNGDAWIYAPDHVVFDMSEDFPDEYKGKSMDQIFDIQKKMGASHFEEMAAAVMNCREGVGWYIWLPDKGREIAAWTPVKVGTYIWSIGLSVPLPEILEHTGAGKQIRAIKFTMSVATIAAVIFMLAWGYGAWIKERVEQELRQREKDIQKATERYKSIIHTVIDSFWLTDLNGNLLDVNDACCRMSGYSETELLSMNIVDLDHSMNQDEVAARIEQIKDLGYSRFESKHLRKNGTLYDVEVIAQYLVDKNDKLFIISRDITERKQMEQALKESEARFKALHNASFGGIAIHDKGVILECNQGLSEMTGYSIDQLIGMDGLLLIAETSRAMVMDNILSGYEKAYEAIGLRKNGEEYPIRVEARIIPYKGKNIRIVEFRDITEQKKAEQKNEALQEQLFQAQKMEAIGNLAGGVAHDFNNMLSIILGNIEILQEDIAPDSPLLLRIHEVKKAAERSADLTRQLLAFARKQTIAPKILNPNSTIEGMLKMLKRLIGEDIDLLWSPNELLWSVSMDPSQIDQILANLCVNARDAIKGVGKVTIETDNICLDNDYCKAHRGFLPGEFVLICVSDNGSGIDKETMEKLFDPFFTTKKKGHGTGLGLATVYGIVKQNNGFINVYSEAGQGTTFRIYIPRQENCQAEGPEISMENLPKGSETILLVEDETAILHMTQTMLERMGYTVLPANRPEEAIRICSHYNEKIHLLITDVVMPSMNGRELVQTILKFIPDIKCLYMSGYTSNVIAHRGILDQGLNFINKPFSKQALSAQLRAILDEKGE